From a region of the Arachis ipaensis cultivar K30076 chromosome B09, Araip1.1, whole genome shotgun sequence genome:
- the LOC110267076 gene encoding serine/threonine protein phosphatase 2A regulatory subunit B''beta-like, producing MDFYFQHGHPPPNELKEQCMLRIDQLFHDHLDGVQMHEFKLLTKEVCKLPSFFSTSLFRKIENGAGVVTRWLALRMVLRSQHQLSQLVLVLLS from the exons ATGGAT TTCTACTTTCAACATGGACATCCTCCTCCAAATGAACTGAAAGAACAATGCATGTTAAGAATTGATCAGTTATTCCATGATCACTTGGATGGCGTGCAGATGCATG aattcaaattacttaccAAGGAAGTATGCAAGCTGCCATCTTTCTTTTCAACTTCACTTTTCAGAAAGATTGAAAATGGAGCTGGTGTTGTGACAAG GTGGCTGGCACTGAGGATGGTATTAAGGAGCCAACATCAACTTTCTCAGCTTGTTTTGGTGCTGCTTTCATAA